The following are encoded in a window of Amphibacillus xylanus NBRC 15112 genomic DNA:
- a CDS encoding M14 family zinc carboxypeptidase: MESKIELAQIYRYDNLVSDLNQLAKQFPNLVELETIGTSVEGRKLLALKVGTGDVKVICHGAHHAREWMTSRLIVDFICHLVTSEAEPWKHIREEWLDRMTFWFVPMVNPDGVTLVQDGPDHFSNRDELIDLNDDSLDFSSWKANARGVDLNRQYPIDWEEIQADPGRPSSSNYKGEHPLSEPEIKSLVDFVNQHDFDCALAYHSSGEEIFWRYNLPNRFIESFRPLANQLADVTKYCLIEPEGIPSGGGFTDWFLTKFKKPSFTFEIAPYIGPRPVPYHYYDQVFYDNKQVLYTVGDFLLDNSAEWLKK; encoded by the coding sequence ATGGAAAGTAAAATTGAACTTGCTCAAATTTATCGGTACGACAATTTAGTAAGTGACTTAAATCAACTTGCAAAACAGTTTCCAAATTTAGTTGAACTTGAAACGATCGGAACATCAGTTGAAGGGCGAAAACTATTAGCATTAAAGGTTGGCACAGGTGATGTTAAGGTCATTTGTCATGGTGCGCATCATGCTCGTGAATGGATGACTTCACGCCTTATTGTAGATTTTATTTGCCACCTAGTTACAAGCGAGGCTGAGCCTTGGAAGCATATTAGGGAAGAATGGTTAGACCGAATGACGTTTTGGTTTGTTCCAATGGTAAATCCTGATGGTGTCACATTAGTACAGGATGGACCAGATCATTTTAGTAATCGAGACGAATTAATTGATCTTAATGATGATTCATTGGACTTTTCTAGTTGGAAAGCAAATGCACGGGGAGTCGATTTGAATCGTCAATACCCAATTGACTGGGAAGAAATTCAAGCAGATCCAGGACGACCAAGTTCAAGTAATTATAAAGGAGAGCATCCTTTAAGTGAACCAGAAATTAAATCACTTGTAGATTTTGTGAATCAACATGATTTTGATTGTGCCTTAGCTTATCATTCATCTGGTGAGGAAATTTTCTGGCGTTATAATTTACCGAATCGTTTTATCGAGTCATTTCGTCCATTAGCCAATCAACTCGCAGATGTCACAAAATATTGTTTAATTGAGCCAGAAGGGATACCGAGTGGTGGAGGATTTACTGATTGGTTTTTAACTAAATTTAAAAAGCCATCATTTACATTTGAAATTGCGCCATATATCGGTCCGCGACCAGTTCCATATCATTATTATGATCAAGTTTTCTATGATAATAAACAAGTGTTGTACACAGTTGGGGACTTTTTACTAGATAATTCAGCCGAATGGCTTAAAAAATGA
- a CDS encoding chemotaxis protein CheX, whose translation MTVQSKSINELVKEVYNGTIFAVKNIIPLEPAVGSPQLINPPLSVNFGVMIGFTGGLKGELVLKADPTFVSLIGEKMFGMPVSGEMLESFAGELGNMIAGSLSTHLANQEIRTDITHPTVLKGDAQLSGFKRALLVEITYENNQQLAVHLLLNQ comes from the coding sequence ATGACAGTACAGAGTAAAAGTATTAATGAATTAGTTAAAGAGGTTTATAACGGTACAATATTTGCCGTGAAGAATATAATCCCACTTGAACCAGCGGTCGGATCACCACAATTGATCAATCCACCACTTAGTGTTAATTTCGGAGTGATGATTGGTTTTACAGGTGGTCTAAAAGGTGAATTAGTATTAAAGGCTGATCCAACTTTTGTTAGTCTAATTGGTGAAAAAATGTTTGGGATGCCGGTTTCTGGTGAGATGCTCGAATCTTTTGCTGGTGAATTAGGGAACATGATAGCGGGTAGTTTATCTACACATTTAGCAAATCAAGAAATAAGAACAGACATCACACATCCGACAGTCTTAAAGGGAGATGCTCAACTGTCAGGCTTTAAGCGTGCACTTTTAGTAGAAATCACCTATGAGAATAATCAACAGTTAGCAGTACATTTGTTACTTAATCAGTAG
- a CDS encoding universal stress protein has translation MFKNILLASDGSEYSIRACEKAIYIAKQDPESKITVLYVVDAATSRADVTKIYNATELDQSRKAKLEITERKLTEAGINYEIVVLHGDPGPTIVKYTNENDLDLCVIGSRGLNRFQEMVLGSVSHKVAKRVDCPVMIVK, from the coding sequence ATGTTTAAAAACATATTATTAGCTTCTGATGGATCGGAATATTCTATTCGCGCTTGCGAAAAGGCAATCTATATAGCTAAACAAGACCCTGAATCAAAAATCACAGTTTTATACGTGGTAGATGCAGCAACGTCTAGAGCAGACGTGACAAAAATCTATAATGCAACAGAGTTAGATCAGAGTCGAAAAGCAAAGTTAGAAATAACTGAGCGTAAGTTAACTGAGGCTGGAATAAATTATGAAATCGTTGTACTACATGGGGATCCAGGTCCGACTATTGTAAAATACACGAATGAAAATGATTTAGACTTATGTGTAATTGGTAGCCGTGGCTTAAATAGATTCCAAGAAATGGTGTTAGGTAGTGTCAGTCACAAAGTTGCCAAACGCGTAGATTGTCCTGTAATGATTGTAAAATAA
- the gcvH gene encoding glycine cleavage system protein GcvH, which yields MSVPSNLKYSDEHVWVKQEGDSFRIGITEHAQDELGDIVFVELPEVADQLSATDTFGSVESVKTVSELYAPISLVVTEVNEELEDQPELVNESPYENGWLIVAKATDEKELEQLLTAEQYEKLLDQA from the coding sequence ATGAGTGTTCCAAGTAATTTAAAATATTCAGATGAACATGTGTGGGTTAAGCAAGAAGGCGACAGCTTTCGAATAGGAATTACTGAGCATGCGCAAGATGAGCTTGGGGATATTGTATTTGTTGAATTACCTGAAGTTGCTGATCAACTATCTGCAACAGACACATTTGGGAGTGTAGAGTCTGTTAAAACAGTATCTGAGCTCTATGCACCAATCTCATTAGTTGTAACGGAAGTAAATGAAGAGCTAGAAGATCAGCCAGAATTAGTTAATGAATCACCATATGAGAATGGTTGGTTAATTGTAGCTAAGGCGACTGATGAAAAAGAGCTAGAGCAGTTGTTAACAGCTGAGCAGTATGAAAAGCTTTTAGATCAAGCCTAA
- a CDS encoding Fur family transcriptional regulator codes for MNIEKALTILKDAGYKYTDKRESILTFFEQEDRYRTAKDLLDYMEEHYEGISFDTIYRNLNLFTELEILESTELEGEKLYQLSCADHHHHHFICRTCGMTQEIDLCPMEDIAKELQNYLIEDHKFEIYGLCPVCH; via the coding sequence ATGAATATTGAGAAAGCATTAACTATATTAAAAGATGCGGGCTATAAATATACCGATAAGCGTGAGTCAATTTTGACTTTCTTTGAACAGGAAGACCGATACCGAACTGCAAAGGATTTACTCGATTATATGGAAGAACACTATGAGGGCATTAGTTTTGATACGATCTATCGAAATCTAAATCTCTTTACAGAACTAGAGATTTTAGAATCAACAGAACTAGAAGGAGAAAAGCTCTATCAATTGTCTTGTGCAGATCATCATCATCACCATTTTATTTGTCGAACTTGTGGTATGACACAAGAGATTGATCTCTGCCCAATGGAAGACATAGCTAAAGAATTACAAAACTATTTAATTGAAGACCATAAATTTGAGATTTACGGGCTTTGTCCTGTATGCCATTAA
- a CDS encoding arsenate reductase family protein, with the protein MLLEFYCYPKCSTCRNAKKWLDENNVEYRDLNIVEKTPTAEQLTKIIKISELPIKRFFNTSGIKYREMQLKDKLPAMTEEEQIQILASDGMLIKRPLAFDGNHVTLGFKIEEYEQVWK; encoded by the coding sequence ATGTTGCTTGAGTTTTATTGTTATCCAAAGTGCAGTACATGTCGTAATGCAAAGAAATGGTTAGATGAAAATAATGTAGAATATCGGGATCTTAATATTGTGGAAAAGACGCCAACTGCCGAGCAATTAACTAAGATCATTAAAATAAGTGAGTTGCCAATTAAACGGTTCTTTAATACGAGTGGCATTAAGTATCGAGAAATGCAACTTAAAGATAAATTGCCAGCTATGACAGAAGAAGAGCAAATTCAAATCTTAGCCTCTGATGGCATGTTGATTAAACGTCCACTTGCATTTGATGGTAATCATGTTACATTAGGATTTAAGATAGAAGAATACGAACAAGTTTGGAAATAA
- a CDS encoding acyl-CoA dehydrogenase family protein, producing the protein MSIFQTYVRNERQQQLINLAERLGNQALKRIKQAEEYAELPKETVTEFKQEKFFSLTLPKAIGGEELSLYEFLLVQERLAAADGATALSFGWHLGIIKELAEERPWQPEIFDKLAREVVENQVLVNRIASERATGSPTRGGVPQTIAVRQGNDYIITGQKTFSTMAAVLDYYIVSAYVEDKDAVGSFLIKSDTPGISIKKTWDTMSMRGTGSDDLIFDQVKVDQSLLVELNNQANPRKAKGWLLHIPACYLGIAIAARNEAIEFAKNFKPNSLNTPISEVPHIQQKIGEMELKLMQARSFMYQVATEWDNRTKEERQLLSAELAAVKTVATNIANEVVDLAMRIAGGRGLSKSYRFEQFYRDVRAGLHNPPMDDMVLQMLANRALSE; encoded by the coding sequence ATGTCAATATTTCAAACGTATGTTAGAAATGAACGTCAACAACAATTGATTAATTTAGCTGAACGATTAGGTAATCAAGCACTAAAGCGGATTAAACAAGCAGAAGAATACGCAGAGTTACCTAAAGAAACAGTAACTGAATTCAAACAAGAAAAGTTCTTTTCACTTACACTACCTAAAGCAATAGGCGGTGAAGAGTTATCACTTTATGAATTTTTATTAGTTCAAGAAAGACTTGCTGCGGCTGATGGAGCAACAGCACTATCTTTTGGGTGGCATCTAGGCATTATAAAGGAACTAGCAGAAGAACGACCGTGGCAACCAGAGATTTTTGATAAATTAGCACGGGAAGTTGTAGAAAATCAGGTACTTGTAAATAGAATCGCCTCGGAACGGGCAACAGGCAGCCCAACACGAGGAGGTGTACCTCAAACAATCGCAGTTAGACAAGGAAATGATTATATCATTACTGGCCAGAAGACCTTTTCGACAATGGCTGCTGTACTAGACTACTATATTGTCTCTGCCTATGTTGAGGATAAAGATGCTGTAGGCTCATTTTTAATAAAAAGTGATACACCAGGTATTTCAATTAAAAAGACGTGGGATACAATGAGTATGAGAGGAACTGGTAGTGATGATCTAATTTTTGATCAAGTGAAAGTAGATCAATCTCTACTTGTTGAGCTTAATAATCAAGCCAATCCTCGAAAAGCAAAAGGGTGGCTACTGCATATCCCTGCATGTTATTTAGGGATTGCAATTGCAGCTAGGAATGAAGCCATTGAGTTTGCGAAAAACTTTAAACCAAATAGTCTAAACACACCTATTTCTGAAGTGCCTCACATTCAACAAAAGATTGGTGAAATGGAACTAAAGTTAATGCAAGCACGTAGCTTTATGTATCAAGTCGCGACAGAATGGGATAATCGCACCAAAGAAGAGCGTCAACTACTCAGCGCAGAATTAGCTGCCGTAAAAACTGTAGCAACTAATATTGCAAATGAAGTAGTAGATTTAGCGATGCGGATTGCAGGTGGAAGAGGGCTATCGAAATCATATCGCTTTGAACAATTTTATCGTGATGTTAGAGCAGGACTGCATAATCCACCAATGGATGATATGGTACTGCAGATGTTAGCCAATCGAGCGCTATCAGAATAA
- a CDS encoding response regulator, with protein MARILITDDAAFMRMQLRNIFESLGHEIVGEAENGQVAIDLYKELMPDLVTMDITMPEMNGVEAVKGIKSFDPNATIVMCSAMGQQQMVLEAIQAGAKDFIVKPFDQERIKQAIEKIF; from the coding sequence ATGGCTCGAATTTTAATTACAGATGATGCAGCGTTTATGCGTATGCAATTAAGAAATATTTTTGAATCACTTGGACACGAAATCGTTGGTGAGGCGGAAAACGGGCAAGTCGCAATAGATTTATATAAAGAATTAATGCCTGACTTAGTAACGATGGATATCACAATGCCTGAAATGAACGGTGTTGAAGCGGTTAAAGGTATTAAAAGCTTTGACCCAAATGCAACAATTGTGATGTGTTCTGCGATGGGACAGCAACAAATGGTATTAGAAGCAATCCAAGCAGGGGCTAAGGATTTTATTGTTAAACCATTTGATCAAGAACGCATTAAACAAGCGATCGAAAAAATATTTTAA
- a CDS encoding chemotaxis protein CheW, protein MSTEKYIVFQLNGQEYGTSIEQIVSIERLQKVVSLPKVSDFIEGITKLRGDVIPVIDLKKRMGLPESEETDQSRMLVSLINEIAVGFVVDAASDVIDIDDSVIEPTPTSVKGIDVNFLSGVANLDDRLLLLVDLSHVLNYEEMTEVKQVVEDEIEEEQQPQEESTEQVEESNNNEEIATEE, encoded by the coding sequence ATGAGTACTGAAAAATATATTGTTTTTCAACTGAATGGTCAAGAATACGGCACAAGTATTGAACAAATTGTCTCAATTGAAAGATTGCAAAAAGTTGTTTCGTTGCCAAAGGTATCTGACTTTATTGAAGGGATCACTAAACTACGTGGTGATGTTATTCCTGTTATTGACTTAAAAAAACGGATGGGCTTACCAGAATCTGAGGAGACAGATCAATCAAGAATGCTCGTTTCGCTTATTAATGAGATTGCAGTCGGCTTTGTTGTAGACGCTGCTTCTGATGTGATCGATATTGATGATTCTGTTATTGAACCAACACCAACAAGTGTGAAGGGAATTGATGTTAATTTCCTAAGTGGTGTGGCGAATCTTGATGATCGCTTGTTGTTACTTGTTGATTTATCACATGTTTTAAACTATGAAGAAATGACGGAAGTTAAACAAGTTGTAGAAGATGAAATTGAAGAAGAGCAACAACCACAAGAAGAATCGACAGAGCAAGTAGAAGAGTCAAATAATAATGAAGAAATAGCAACTGAAGAATAG
- a CDS encoding metal ABC transporter ATP-binding protein, protein MKESLVTIKNLSYAYEDKIALNDINLDIHEGDFLGLIGPNGGGKTTLIKLLLGLIPIQQGSIHLFGQDIKHFKDSNNIGFVSQKSNAFNRGFPATVREVVATGLVAKVGYFKFFTKAEHQKVMKAIETVGMSEYIDQNIGDLSGGQQQRIFIARAIVSDPKLLILDEPTVGIDTEHVQKFYQLLNQLNQENNITLLLVSHDIGTVTKYANGVACLNKVLHFHGGTEEFANISDEELSHFYGHDLKLVTHHH, encoded by the coding sequence ATGAAAGAGTCACTTGTAACAATTAAAAACCTTTCCTATGCCTATGAGGATAAAATAGCGTTAAATGACATTAACCTTGATATTCATGAAGGTGATTTTCTAGGTCTAATCGGACCAAATGGTGGTGGGAAAACGACACTAATTAAATTACTGCTTGGATTAATTCCGATCCAGCAGGGTTCAATTCATTTATTTGGTCAAGACATCAAGCATTTTAAAGACTCCAATAATATCGGCTTTGTTTCTCAGAAATCAAATGCATTTAACCGCGGATTTCCTGCAACCGTTAGAGAAGTGGTCGCAACAGGCCTTGTCGCAAAGGTTGGGTATTTTAAATTTTTCACAAAAGCTGAGCACCAAAAGGTGATGAAGGCAATTGAAACAGTTGGTATGTCTGAATATATTGATCAAAATATTGGCGATCTATCAGGTGGGCAACAGCAACGCATTTTTATTGCACGAGCAATTGTGAGCGATCCTAAATTATTAATTTTAGATGAGCCTACAGTTGGTATTGATACAGAGCATGTTCAGAAATTTTATCAATTACTGAATCAATTAAATCAAGAAAATAATATTACACTTTTACTTGTCTCACATGATATTGGTACAGTTACAAAATATGCTAATGGTGTTGCATGTTTAAATAAAGTATTACATTTTCATGGCGGAACTGAAGAGTTTGCAAATATCTCTGATGAGGAATTGTCACATTTTTATGGTCATGATTTAAAATTAGTGACCCATCACCATTAA
- a CDS encoding metal ABC transporter permease gives MLSQFFQYDFLQNTFYTGLLIGLIGPLLGSFIVVRRLSLIADGLSHVTLAGIAFGLFVEKKFGLLLLTPFYYGTAFSVIGAVLIERLRRVYHAFQELAIPIILSAGVGLSVIFISLADGFNNDLYNYLFGSVSAVSRNDFYGILIIAIIVVTVLIIFYKELFMLSFDEEYARVSGIHAERIHFLFIILTALVISASIRIVGVLLVSALMTLPVAASIRIARGFKQTIIYSVIFGEISVIGGLISGYYLEIPPGGTIVMISILILLLTISGKKLWLNMKRKKAIL, from the coding sequence ATGTTATCGCAATTTTTTCAATATGACTTTTTACAAAATACATTTTATACTGGACTGTTAATTGGATTAATCGGTCCTCTATTAGGTTCATTTATTGTCGTTAGGCGCCTGTCACTCATTGCTGATGGCCTGTCCCATGTTACATTAGCTGGAATTGCATTCGGATTATTTGTTGAAAAGAAATTTGGTTTATTGCTTCTGACTCCCTTTTATTATGGCACTGCATTTTCAGTTATTGGTGCAGTATTAATAGAACGGCTACGTAGGGTTTACCATGCGTTTCAAGAGTTAGCAATTCCGATCATTTTATCAGCTGGCGTTGGATTAAGTGTTATTTTTATTTCACTAGCTGACGGCTTTAATAATGATTTATATAATTATTTATTCGGTTCAGTATCCGCAGTTAGTCGGAATGATTTTTATGGAATATTAATTATCGCTATCATCGTTGTCACTGTGCTCATCATCTTTTATAAGGAATTATTTATGCTTTCTTTCGATGAGGAATATGCTAGAGTTTCAGGAATTCATGCTGAACGAATTCATTTTTTATTTATTATTTTAACAGCATTAGTTATTTCAGCTTCTATTCGAATTGTTGGCGTATTACTTGTTTCGGCACTAATGACACTTCCTGTTGCTGCAAGTATACGAATAGCTAGAGGATTTAAGCAGACTATCATTTATTCAGTTATTTTCGGAGAGATTTCAGTTATCGGTGGATTAATTTCTGGTTACTACTTAGAAATTCCTCCTGGAGGAACGATTGTAATGATTTCAATTCTAATCCTATTATTAACAATTAGCGGGAAAAAGCTATGGCTTAATATGAAGAGAAAGAAGGCGATCCTATGA
- a CDS encoding methyl-accepting chemotaxis protein, with protein sequence MKNKKNLVLLAVIISALHILALVYSLFSLNVLTSIGIDSLIVIAAAVVASFVLVFISIKVRNKDERLIEARLEALGNDELVELPEGKIKAKDLREINNKIELAHERIIKSQDLITQVTQHVRNQISTLINNMERLTTDSHNISHTVREISSGSETQAQSAATLTEILFQFTDTIKEVAIKGESIKSESQQMLNMTNQGENLMDQSVEKMDIIDSTIKQSLEKVKGLNEMTLKITQLVTVIQEVAEQTNLLALNAAIEAARAGEHGKGFAVVADEVRKLAEQVSLSINDITDTTTGIQEESSAAVTALEEGYRAVNEGANQIKTTGDTIKQLNSVINNMGTEIDDTYSALYDVLDDTKAINDAISNIASVSEQSAAGISEVDSATERLNHLLVEIKEMLEKDAQYLKDVAK encoded by the coding sequence ATGAAAAATAAAAAGAATCTCGTTTTATTAGCAGTTATTATTAGTGCATTACATATCTTAGCACTGGTTTATAGTTTATTCTCATTAAACGTGTTAACTTCAATTGGAATTGATAGTTTAATCGTAATTGCAGCGGCAGTAGTAGCTAGTTTCGTGCTTGTCTTTATCTCTATTAAAGTAAGAAATAAAGATGAGCGTTTAATTGAAGCGCGTCTTGAGGCTTTAGGTAATGATGAATTGGTAGAGTTGCCTGAAGGTAAGATTAAGGCTAAAGATTTAAGAGAAATTAATAATAAGATTGAACTCGCGCATGAGCGTATCATTAAATCACAAGATTTAATTACACAAGTGACACAACATGTTCGTAATCAAATCTCGACATTAATCAACAATATGGAAAGACTAACAACTGATAGCCATAATATATCACATACAGTTCGAGAAATTTCAAGTGGATCAGAAACTCAAGCGCAATCAGCTGCAACATTAACTGAAATATTGTTCCAGTTTACTGATACGATTAAAGAGGTTGCAATCAAAGGTGAATCGATTAAGAGTGAATCTCAGCAAATGCTTAATATGACAAATCAAGGTGAAAACTTGATGGATCAGTCTGTCGAGAAAATGGACATTATTGATAGTACGATTAAGCAGTCTTTAGAGAAAGTTAAAGGCTTAAATGAGATGACACTTAAAATTACTCAACTAGTAACAGTCATCCAAGAAGTAGCTGAGCAAACAAATCTCCTAGCTTTAAATGCTGCCATTGAAGCGGCGCGTGCAGGAGAACATGGTAAAGGCTTTGCGGTTGTAGCAGATGAAGTCCGAAAGTTAGCTGAACAAGTGAGTTTATCTATAAATGACATTACAGATACAACGACAGGTATTCAAGAAGAATCCTCGGCTGCAGTGACTGCACTAGAAGAAGGGTATCGAGCTGTTAATGAAGGTGCAAACCAAATCAAAACAACAGGTGATACAATCAAACAATTAAATTCTGTCATTAATAATATGGGAACAGAAATTGATGATACTTATAGCGCACTCTATGATGTATTAGATGATACGAAAGCAATTAATGATGCAATATCTAATATCGCGAGTGTATCTGAGCAATCAGCTGCTGGTATATCAGAGGTAGATTCAGCTACAGAACGCTTAAATCATCTCCTTGTTGAGATTAAAGAGATGTTAGAAAAAGATGCACAATATTTAAAAGATGTTGCTAAATAA
- a CDS encoding spore coat protein, producing MQPSKVQNPETQIEKTPNLNDRDILNDLLATEKYMTDGYSTALNEASNQALYDNILQIFTETQNQHRHLFNLMFKHGWYSLDRAEQQQINQAVNQFTDYKNQFPLH from the coding sequence ATGCAACCAAGTAAAGTCCAGAATCCTGAAACACAAATAGAAAAAACACCGAATCTGAATGATCGCGATATACTTAATGATTTACTTGCAACAGAAAAATATATGACTGACGGATACTCGACAGCATTGAACGAAGCGAGTAACCAAGCGTTATACGATAATATTTTGCAAATATTTACCGAAACACAAAACCAGCACCGACATCTTTTTAATTTAATGTTTAAACATGGTTGGTATAGCTTGGATCGTGCTGAACAACAACAAATTAACCAAGCTGTAAATCAATTTACTGATTATAAAAATCAATTCCCATTACATTAA